GGAGGGAACCAAACTTGTTAGGAATGGAGCATCTTCTGACCTTGTGCTCAGAGAAATGGCAGATAAAGGAGAGACTTGTGATGAACAGATGGAAGTGGAGGAAGGAGGCGGACTTGCAAATTCCACATGATGAGTTttctatggattttttttttcatgaatattATAGTTTGGAATAGTAGGGGTGTTCTAAAGCCCAAATTTCAGTCTCATGTCAAGGAGACAACCCAAAACCACAATCCTGCTATTTTGGTGGTTACGGAAACTTGGCTAAGGGGTGACAGAGCTAAGGAGATAATAGACCGTCTTCCTTTTGAGGGTGCCATTTATACCGAGAAGATTGGTTTGGCTGGAGGAATCTAGTTGCTTTGGAATTCAGATATGGTAGAGGTGGTGCAACTTGCTAACACAAAGCAAGAGATTCATGTGGAAGTGAAGGTACACTCCTCTAACCAATCTTGGATATTCTCTGTTATATATGCTAGTCCTAGGAGTGCAGAAAGATGTATTCTCTGGGAAAATCTAGCTAAGGTTTTTGAGTTACATAATAAGCCTTGGGTGATAGCTGGAGATTTCAATGAATCGCTTGCAGAAGAGGATAAATTTGGGGGCAGGCTAGTGAGCATATCTAGATCTCTCCTCTTTAAAGAATGCATGGATAAGTGAAATATGGTGGACATGGGATTTAGTGGGCTGAGATTTACCTGGTCTAATAGAAGGGATGTTAATAACCTGATTTAGGAAAAAATTGACAGGTTCTTTATGAACTCTAGCTGGTGTTTGCTCTACCCAGATGCCATAGCAACTCATCTAACAAGATGTCATTCAGACCATTGCCCTATACTTAAGGAAACCAATCCTAGAAGACCCACTCAATTGAGTAGACCCTTAAGATTTCAAAGTTTTTGGCTCTCTGACCCCTCCTTTCCAAACGTGGCTAACCAGGCTTGGAGACAATCAAGGAAGCTTTCAAAAGCTATGGAAGCTTTCTCCAAAGAAGCTATAGTATGGAACAAAAACCACTTCAGAAATATCTTTGgcaaaaagagaagaattaTGGCTCAGTTAAGGGGTATTCAAATGGCTATGGCCTCCAATCCCTCCTCCTCCCTAATCATTCTTGAGAATTAACTTTTGAGAGAGTTTGATGTTGTTCTTGATCAGGAAGCCGAATTATGGGCTCTTAAATCTAGAATTAACTAGATGGTGCTGGGTGATAGAAACACTTCCTTTTATCATGTGTCCGCGCTTGCCAGAAGAAAGAGAAACCTCATTACATCAGCCAAGAATGAGGTTGGAGAGTGGCTGTTTAAGGAAAGAGAGGTCATGAATCATTTCAGGGAAGGGTTCATTAGTCTTTACTCCACATCTCAAGAGTCAGCTACCTGGGGACTTGATTATCATTCTAAGTGACAATCCAAGCTGTCGAATGAAGAGAAAAACAATATTAGCCTTATGGTGACAGATGAAGAAATCTTTACAGCCCTCTGGTCCATGAAGGCTTTCAAGGCCCTAGGACCAGACGAGTTCCATGCGGGCTTTTTTCAAAGGTTTTGGCTCATCGTGGGCAACTCGGTTAAAGAAGAGATAAAGAAAATCTTTGGGACCAAGAAAATTCCAGACTACCTGAACAGAACTAGCATCGTTCTTATCCCGAAAGTGCAAGGGCCAGAGTCTATCAATAACTATCACCCCATAAGCCTTTGCAACACAGTTTATAAGATTATAACTAAAGTCATAGTTAATAGGCTTAGGCCTTATTTGGATAAGCTTCTCTCTCCCTGCCAAATTGCTTTCATCCCCAGTAGAAGGGGAGTGGATAATGCGATTATTGTTTAAGAGATCATTCACACAATGGGCAAAACGAAAGGGAGAGTGGGGTATATGGCCGTAAAGATTGACCTGGAGAAGGCCTATGACAAACTTGAATGGAGCTTCATAAGGGGAATTTTGAGAAGATAAAACCTACAAGATAATCTTATTGAGCTTATTATGAGCTGTATTTCAACAATCTCGACGTCTCTTCTTTTTAATGGGGGAAGCTTAGATTCAtttaagggtcatcaaatagcccacGGCCCACAGCTCAACCCAGAAACCCGGCGGCCCACTAGGCTAATGGGCAGCCCGGCTCGTTGTTATTGAGGCCCATGGGTAGCCCACTAGCCCAGTGGGTCTGGCCGTGgtctagtttttatgcccaTGGGTACCCTGTGGGTTAGCCCAGTTGCCCAACCCGTTGCCCAGCCCGTTGGCCTAACCCAATAACtcataattcataacaaaaatatatagaaagtgTATGAAGAATTGATCTTAAGATATTATAGAGAAATTTCTTAAGAGAACTCCCTCAACCACTAAAATACTCAAAGTAATTGTGCTAAACttagtttactaaatatatatttttctagtagtctagcaaatttgaattaaccatttgacatttttattttattttattaaagataaaaaataaaaaactatttaaaaccttaataaaaaaaacttaaataggtttccatcaacaaaacaaaaaattaaatagatttgattGTAAACACATTTGTAATTAAGTATTAAAATCTTTAattatttcctttaaaaaaatagattgattattcccttataaaaaattgattctttctttataaaaataataaaataatatgctaaCACAAGCCCATAAATAACCTATTAGGCCCAACCCAATAGCCCAGCTTGCTAAAGACAAACTAGGTATTGCCCATGGGCAGGGTCATGGGCTGAGGTTTTCTCTTTCGGCCCAGTTTGACTTGGCTCGTTAACTAGTTAATAGCCCATTATGCCCAGTGTATTGTgcccatgggccaagtaaaaatgGGCCAGACTGGCCCGGCTCAGCCTATTGACAACCCTTAGATTCATTTCACCCTATTAGAGGGATAAGACAGGGTGATCCTATTTCCCCTTACATTTTTATCCTTTGCATGGATTTTCTAGGCCAATTGATCCAAGAGAAATGTGAGGTTAAAAAGTGGTGCCTAGTGAAAGCTTCAAGAAGTGGCATGGAAAAGTTGAAGTATTTTCCAAATTCTTAGTTCATGTGAAACCAAACGCATCTTATGCTTGGAGAGTATATTAGGGGTTGTTTGgtaagagtatttaaatataattttttattttgcaatctataaaatggtgggtctcacacttgaatttattgtttgtctaatattttctaaatacagttttcaaaaaactgtatcctattttccttatttaaaaaatattttaaaaactgcTTAAGGGGTGTTTTCAGgatataaaaaatgtttttaatgacatagttgtaaataaattgaaaacagtgAACCCCACATATTTGTCTaaactcttttatctcttaaatttaggagtttatctttatcacaaaaagaattctcacacttcaaatttgaaacttattattaaaaataaaataaaaaacatgatGAGCTCTATTTCTTTATcattatccacacaaaaaaagagagagtaataTATAGATTCTACACGttactttttataaatttttttttttaaaatttcaaaaatagaaatgatctcccaaacaattatttttgtttttagtattttaaaaattgttcttaaaagtgTGAACCAAACacgtaaaatataaaaattattatttgaaaactagtttcaagttcaattttttgaaacttgtttttatattgttttgaaaacaaaaacaaaaattctcctACCAATCAGGCCCTTACAATTCCAATTTGTGactttttaaatcattttgtaACTTGATTGCAACTTTTCAAGTTTTGAGAACTAGATTgaaacttttatattttctagatatcaaataaatttttttttccagattagTCGTTTCATCATTactagttgttaaaaaaaaaaacaaaaaaacttattcCATATTTGAATAATGTCAATTTTACAAATACCAATGGATGAAATGACTAACTTGATGGAAAAGTTAAAAGTTCAAggattaaaatgacaaaaattaaaatttttaacgaTGAAAATGACAATTCACACAAGTATGTGCAtcttcactttttatttattatttattttttatttatttaagattcACTAAATTCCCTTTGAGAATATCAATTCTACAATGAGCTATAAAAGATCATGGTCTACAGTAAAATATTTGATGCAAGTTTAGATCATGTGTCTTTAAAAGCTACTTTAAGATGACCCAAAATTGTTGCCTAGGAcgtaggagagagagagagagagataattagATGGTCATTTTCAAAATCTTAATAACATTCAAAGAAAGTAACAAAGCATTACATTCTATAAAGGGAAGCAAAAGCAATGAAAGTACAATTTGTAATGTGTAACATTGAATGGGGTCTATTGAAAGGTTGATAATCTaagcatggttttgaaactcaGACCATTCAAAGAACCAAAGAAGGAAGAGGTTCAAAGTTTTCGAGGTTGGACTGAGGTCGAACCGTGATCGAACCATGATGaagtcataattaatttaatagttatttaaaatatagataaatataataaattagtaCAAGGAGAAAAACTGtctaaaataattcaaataaatataaagaccatcattcaaatgtattttttatatcataactttcattATGGTGTTTCAAAAATCaacataatattattattaattgttaataataataataataataataataataattagtttatattatactatcaaaataaaatagatttatattataaacaaaatgaatgtctacaaagttatatatttttatgcaaatatgtataatattgtacacttttttataaatttatataatattatacacaattatttaatctataatataaatcCTAATTTACAATAACAGTACATA
This genomic stretch from Quercus lobata isolate SW786 chromosome 3, ValleyOak3.0 Primary Assembly, whole genome shotgun sequence harbors:
- the LOC115980375 gene encoding uncharacterized protein LOC115980375; translation: MVEVVQLANTKQEIHVEVKVHSSNQSWIFSVIYASPRSAERCILWENLAKVFELHNKPWVIAGDFNESLAEEDKFGGRFFMNSSWCLLYPDAIATHLTRCHSDHCPILKETNPRRPTQLSRPLRFQSFWLSDPSFPNVANQAWRQSRKLSKAMEAFSKEAIVWNKNHFRNIFGKKRRIMAQLRGIQMAMASNPSSSLIILEN